The Bacteroidota bacterium genome includes a region encoding these proteins:
- a CDS encoding FAD-binding oxidoreductase, which yields MKSYASWGRTPTSTPERVVHLMPDGEALPEVEGSVLAYGQGRSYGDACLNIGGTLLDTDALDRVLAFDAETGIVRCEAGITLAKLLAFSVPQGWFLPVTPGTKYVTVGGAIANDVHGKNHHRDGTFGRFVRRFELWRSDGSKTVCSPDANAGLFRATIAGLGLTGLIRWAEIQLIPIQSDRIDLRRERFGSLDAFFDLNAEANARSRYTVAWIDTTATGQRLGRGLYIEGDHAPGPPNGPPLPKPGDPAEPRVTIPLDAPAGLLNKATVRAFNALYYRQQLQRVVRRRTHYEPFFYPLDALGDWNRLYGRRGFYQYQCVVPHADGHAAIREILDRIARSGEASFLAVLKTFGDLASPGLLSFPRPGVTLALDFPNRGARTRLLFADLDALVREAGGRLYPAKDACMSGEDFRRFYPEWETFAAFVDPAFSSSFWRRVAERR from the coding sequence ATGAAGAGCTACGCCTCGTGGGGCCGGACGCCAACTTCGACGCCGGAGCGCGTCGTCCACCTGATGCCAGACGGCGAGGCGCTGCCCGAGGTGGAGGGCTCTGTCCTTGCTTACGGGCAGGGCCGCTCCTACGGCGACGCCTGCCTCAACATCGGCGGTACGCTCCTCGACACCGACGCGCTCGACCGTGTCCTCGCCTTCGACGCCGAGACGGGCATCGTTCGGTGCGAGGCCGGGATCACGCTCGCCAAACTGCTCGCGTTCAGTGTCCCGCAGGGGTGGTTTCTGCCAGTGACGCCGGGGACGAAGTACGTCACCGTCGGCGGCGCGATCGCCAACGACGTGCACGGCAAGAACCACCACCGCGACGGCACCTTTGGGCGCTTCGTCCGCCGGTTCGAACTGTGGCGGTCCGACGGCTCGAAGACGGTCTGCTCGCCGGACGCCAACGCCGGCCTCTTCCGTGCCACGATTGCGGGGCTGGGGCTGACGGGCCTGATCCGCTGGGCGGAGATTCAACTCATCCCCATCCAGAGCGACCGGATCGACCTACGCCGCGAGCGCTTCGGCTCGCTCGACGCGTTCTTCGACCTCAACGCCGAGGCCAACGCTCGGTCGCGGTACACCGTCGCCTGGATCGACACGACGGCGACAGGCCAGCGCCTCGGGCGCGGCCTCTACATCGAGGGCGACCATGCGCCAGGACCTCCCAACGGTCCCCCGCTGCCGAAGCCGGGCGACCCAGCCGAGCCGCGCGTCACGATTCCGCTCGACGCACCGGCAGGGCTGCTCAACAAGGCGACAGTCCGCGCCTTCAACGCGCTCTACTACCGTCAGCAGCTTCAGCGGGTCGTCCGCAGGCGCACCCACTACGAGCCGTTCTTCTACCCCCTCGACGCGCTCGGCGACTGGAACCGGCTCTACGGGCGGCGCGGGTTCTACCAGTACCAGTGCGTCGTCCCCCACGCCGACGGCCACGCCGCGATCCGTGAGATTCTGGACCGCATCGCTCGCAGTGGCGAGGCGTCGTTCCTGGCCGTGCTCAAAACGTTCGGCGACCTCGCATCGCCCGGCCTGCTCTCATTCCCGCGTCCCGGCGTCACGCTCGCGCTCGACTTTCCGAACCGGGGGGCCCGAACCCGCCTGCTCTTCGCTGACCTCGACGCACTCGTCCGCGAGGCGGGCGGACGGCTTTACCCGGCCAAAGATGCCTGCATGAGCGGCGAGGACTTCCGGCGGTTCTACCCCGAGTGGGAAACGTTCGCGGCGTTTGTAGACCCGGCGTTTTCGTCGAGCTTCTGGCGACGAGTGGCAGAGAGGAGATAG
- a CDS encoding UbiA family prenyltransferase, whose product MMSATHTSTLPAQSRLGALNRALRTYQWVKNLLLFVPMLMAHRIAEPALWMSAALGFVAFSLCASSAYVVNDLVDREADRAHPAKQHRPFASGALSFGFGMVLAPALVAAAFGLAWVALPAAFRGTLAVYLIVTLAYSFVLKQQPVLDVLVLAGLYALRIFAGGAATGVPVSEWLLAFSMFFFLSLALLKRFAELRRTELDPAASLRGRGYRGDDVPILRTAGQAAGYLSVFVLAFHIRSPEVSVLYAKPWLLWGVAVLLLYWITRAWLLAGRGDLDDDPILFAAKDPASYATFGLIGVVLLIASL is encoded by the coding sequence ATGATGTCCGCCACCCACACCTCGACGCTGCCGGCGCAGTCGCGCCTCGGTGCCCTCAACCGGGCGCTCAGGACGTACCAGTGGGTGAAGAACCTCCTGCTGTTCGTGCCGATGCTGATGGCGCACCGCATCGCCGAGCCGGCGTTGTGGATGAGCGCTGCGCTCGGGTTCGTCGCCTTCAGCCTGTGCGCGTCGTCGGCCTACGTGGTCAACGACCTCGTGGACCGCGAGGCCGACCGGGCGCACCCGGCGAAGCAGCACCGCCCGTTCGCCTCGGGCGCGCTCTCGTTCGGGTTCGGGATGGTGCTCGCGCCGGCACTCGTCGCGGCGGCGTTCGGGCTGGCGTGGGTGGCGCTGCCGGCGGCGTTCCGGGGGACGCTCGCGGTGTACCTCATCGTGACGCTGGCCTACTCGTTCGTCCTCAAGCAGCAGCCGGTGCTCGACGTGCTCGTGCTGGCAGGGCTGTACGCGCTCCGCATCTTCGCCGGCGGGGCAGCGACCGGCGTCCCAGTCTCGGAGTGGCTCCTGGCGTTCTCGATGTTCTTCTTCCTCTCGCTCGCGCTCCTCAAGCGCTTCGCCGAGCTGCGGCGGACCGAGCTCGATCCGGCGGCCTCGCTGCGCGGCCGAGGCTACCGGGGCGACGACGTGCCGATCCTCCGCACGGCCGGACAGGCAGCGGGCTACCTCTCGGTCTTCGTCCTCGCGTTCCACATCCGCAGCCCCGAGGTGAGCGTGCTCTACGCGAAGCCGTGGCTGCTCTGGGGCGTCGCCGTCCTGCTGCTCTACTGGATCACGCGGGCCTGGCTCCTGGCCGGGCGCGGCGACCTCGACGACGACCCGATCCTCTTCGCCGCGAAGGACCCGGCGAGCTACGCGACCTTCGGCCTCATCGGCGTGGTCCTGCTGATCGCTTCGCTATGA
- a CDS encoding acyl-CoA dehydrogenase, whose amino-acid sequence MPKQPFNTDDALLFEQMLGEEDRLIMQSARDFAQQNLEPRALEGNQEGVFHDEIPGEMAEMGLLGATIPEEYGGLGASYTAYGLITRELERVDSGYRSFASVQSSLVMYPIHDFGTEEQRLRFLPKLATAEMIGCFGLTEPNHGSDPGSMETTATKVDGGFVLNGAKMWITNSPVADVGVVWAKSKGDGEDGVIRGFLVERGMEGFSTPTTHNKMSLRASYTGEMVFDDCFVPDANVFPEIRGLKGPFSCLNNARYGIAWGAVGAAEDCYQRARRYVAERTQFGYPLAANQLVQTKLANMLTDITQMQLLAWRLGQLKDENRAAPPMISLGKRNNVGKALDIARVARDMMGGNGITGEYRVIHHMVNLESVNTYEGTYDIHGLILGREVTGLQAFMPRGNDLPASNGQANGHAKPQVAKELATRTN is encoded by the coding sequence ATGCCGAAGCAGCCGTTCAACACCGACGACGCCCTCCTCTTTGAGCAGATGCTCGGCGAGGAGGACCGCCTCATCATGCAGTCCGCGCGCGACTTCGCGCAGCAGAACCTCGAGCCGCGCGCGCTCGAAGGCAACCAGGAGGGCGTCTTCCACGACGAGATCCCCGGCGAGATGGCCGAGATGGGCCTCCTCGGCGCGACGATCCCCGAGGAGTACGGCGGCCTCGGCGCGAGCTACACCGCCTACGGCCTCATCACCCGCGAGCTCGAGCGCGTCGACTCCGGCTACCGCTCGTTCGCGTCGGTGCAGTCGTCGCTCGTGATGTACCCGATCCACGACTTCGGGACCGAGGAGCAGCGCCTGCGCTTCCTGCCGAAGCTCGCCACGGCCGAGATGATCGGCTGCTTCGGGCTGACCGAGCCGAACCACGGCTCCGACCCCGGCTCGATGGAGACGACCGCCACGAAGGTGGACGGCGGCTTCGTCCTCAACGGCGCGAAGATGTGGATCACGAACTCGCCCGTCGCTGACGTAGGCGTGGTCTGGGCCAAGTCGAAGGGCGACGGCGAGGACGGCGTGATCCGCGGCTTCCTCGTTGAGCGCGGGATGGAGGGCTTCTCGACGCCGACGACGCACAACAAGATGAGCCTCCGCGCCAGCTACACCGGCGAGATGGTCTTCGACGACTGCTTCGTCCCCGACGCCAACGTCTTCCCCGAGATCCGGGGCCTGAAGGGGCCGTTCTCGTGCCTCAACAACGCGCGCTACGGCATCGCTTGGGGCGCGGTCGGCGCGGCCGAGGACTGCTACCAGCGGGCGCGGCGCTACGTCGCCGAGCGGACGCAGTTCGGCTATCCCCTCGCGGCGAACCAGCTCGTCCAGACGAAGCTCGCCAACATGCTCACCGACATCACGCAGATGCAGCTTCTCGCGTGGCGCCTCGGCCAGCTCAAGGACGAGAACCGGGCCGCCCCGCCGATGATCTCGCTCGGCAAGCGCAACAACGTCGGCAAGGCACTCGACATCGCCCGCGTGGCACGCGACATGATGGGCGGCAACGGCATCACGGGCGAGTACCGCGTGATCCACCACATGGTCAACCTCGAATCGGTCAACACCTACGAGGGCACCTACGACATCCACGGCCTCATCCTCGGGCGCGAGGTCACTGGCCTCCAGGCCTTCATGCCGCGCGGCAACGACCTGCCGGCCAGCAACGGCCAGGCCAACGGGCATGCGAAGCCCCAGGTGGCGAAGGAACTGGCGACCCGCACCAACTAA
- a CDS encoding electron transfer flavoprotein subunit alpha/FixB family protein: MPTILSYITLADGEPTRASLGVLTRCRELARAHGHALAAVIAAPDAESGAEVVQRYGAATVYAVSDDAFEQALNPHLVDALAAVIERAQPVLVAFPSTERVKDILGALAVRTGGVAVSDVAAFDLADAGLDTLRPVMTAKLLARTRAEAPEGAPVLVSVRNGSYAAEEAPVEGAVEAVPFEAGKVRQTLREVIASVSDGVDLSDARIVVSAGRGVKDEAGKQLVEELAAVTGAAIGASRGNIETGMFPEEALVGQTGKVVSPDIYFAIGMSGALQHLAGMSGSRVIVAVNKDPDAPIFDVATYGLVGDLYEVLPALIAEIKKTQSANEMASAG; this comes from the coding sequence ATGCCAACGATCCTCAGCTACATCACCCTCGCGGACGGGGAGCCCACGCGCGCCTCGCTCGGCGTGCTCACGCGCTGCCGCGAACTCGCCCGGGCGCACGGGCACGCGCTCGCCGCCGTCATCGCCGCGCCGGACGCGGAGTCCGGAGCCGAGGTCGTGCAGCGCTACGGGGCCGCGACGGTCTACGCCGTGTCCGACGATGCCTTCGAGCAGGCGCTCAACCCCCACCTGGTCGACGCACTCGCCGCCGTGATCGAGCGGGCGCAGCCGGTGCTCGTGGCGTTCCCCTCGACGGAGCGCGTGAAGGACATCCTCGGCGCGCTCGCCGTGCGGACCGGCGGGGTCGCCGTCTCCGACGTGGCCGCGTTCGACCTTGCGGATGCGGGTCTCGACACCCTCCGGCCGGTGATGACAGCCAAGCTCCTCGCCCGCACCCGTGCTGAAGCCCCAGAGGGTGCGCCCGTCCTCGTCTCTGTCCGCAACGGGTCCTACGCTGCCGAGGAGGCACCGGTCGAGGGTGCGGTCGAGGCCGTGCCGTTCGAGGCGGGCAAGGTTCGGCAGACGCTCCGCGAGGTCATCGCGAGCGTGTCGGACGGGGTCGACCTCTCGGACGCGCGCATCGTGGTCAGCGCCGGGCGCGGGGTGAAGGACGAGGCGGGCAAGCAGCTTGTCGAGGAACTCGCCGCCGTCACCGGAGCCGCCATCGGGGCGAGCCGGGGCAACATCGAGACGGGGATGTTTCCCGAGGAGGCGCTCGTCGGGCAGACGGGGAAGGTCGTCTCGCCGGACATCTACTTCGCCATCGGCATGTCGGGCGCGCTGCAGCACCTGGCCGGAATGTCGGGCAGCCGCGTCATCGTCGCGGTTAACAAAGACCCCGACGCGCCGATCTTCGACGTGGCGACCTACGGCCTCGTCGGCGATCTCTACGAGGTGCTGCCCGCCCTCATCGCCGAGATCAAAAAGACGCAGAGCGCGAACGAAATGGCCTCTGCCGGGTAG
- a CDS encoding electron transfer flavoprotein subunit beta/FixA family protein — protein sequence MNFCVCIKQVPDVSAPMHVQGGDLVVDAGRVVLNAYDASAVEGALTFVEEYGGTIDVLLVGPERAAETVRKALAMGADRGLHLVVPEDADLDSAAVSQILADYLRDKAYDVIAAGKQAQDTDAGLTGSMLAERLGLAYVTNAVVLAADSDTFVVTRQGDTAQEVIAFPTPCVVTISNNMNDPRIPNLRGVMAAKKKPIETVAVEDVPTASVRTVSYEPLPTREPGEIVEGTPPTQAATLVRHLQEASVL from the coding sequence ATGAACTTCTGCGTCTGCATCAAGCAGGTCCCCGACGTGTCGGCTCCCATGCACGTCCAGGGCGGCGACCTCGTCGTAGACGCCGGCCGCGTCGTGCTCAACGCCTACGACGCGAGTGCCGTCGAGGGCGCGCTCACGTTCGTTGAGGAATACGGCGGCACGATTGACGTGCTCCTCGTCGGGCCGGAGCGGGCGGCGGAGACCGTCCGCAAAGCCCTCGCGATGGGTGCCGACCGGGGCCTCCACCTCGTCGTGCCCGAAGACGCCGACCTCGACTCGGCTGCCGTGTCGCAGATTCTGGCCGACTACCTCCGCGACAAGGCGTACGACGTGATCGCCGCCGGCAAGCAGGCGCAGGACACCGACGCCGGCCTCACCGGCTCGATGCTCGCCGAGCGTCTCGGGCTGGCCTACGTCACGAACGCCGTCGTCCTCGCTGCCGATAGCGACACGTTCGTCGTGACCCGGCAGGGCGACACGGCGCAGGAGGTCATCGCCTTCCCGACGCCCTGCGTCGTGACGATCTCGAACAACATGAACGACCCGCGCATCCCCAACCTCCGGGGCGTGATGGCGGCGAAGAAGAAGCCCATCGAGACCGTCGCGGTGGAGGACGTGCCCACTGCCTCGGTCCGAACCGTCAGCTACGAGCCCCTCCCGACGCGCGAGCCGGGCGAGATCGTCGAGGGCACGCCGCCCACGCAGGCTGCCACGCTCGTCCGTCACCTTCAGGAAGCGAGCGTTCTCTGA